The following proteins are encoded in a genomic region of Xylanibacillus composti:
- the addA gene encoding helicase-exonuclease AddAB subunit AddA, with the protein MSNQQNTTVYTPVPKPPDVTWTDEQWAAITARGTDILVAAAAGSGKTAVLVERIIRRVLDTDNPVDIDRMLVSTFTKAAADEMRGRIREALEGELEKNPDSPHIRRQLALIHRASITTLHAFCMEVISQHYEHIPLDPGFRIAGEHEAELLRTEAMETLLESSYETKPEDSLFWQLVDVFGGERSDADFMNLALRLHEFSRSHPWPSHWLADMAQSFADAANDTQLNHWTSSLFAAVRQQVDAAMSLLRRAIDLCAEPGGPIPYADQFQSELEMAAALAEACEQGEWETLYNAFQSVAFSRLKPCRGDEYDKSLQEKAAGLRKKAKEKLEKASREWFARTPDEMRNEVLALAPLMGELAGFVEAFDTQYAALKRDKGLLDFSDLEHLTLRILRHPDSTPAHMLPSDAALAFREQFAEVLVDEYQDTNLVQETILSLLSGGAGEQAGSRFMVGDVKQSIYRFRLADPGLFLGKYKRFTRLDSHMAETGPFSEQEECLAEPGTPVQAGLRIDLARNFRSRQEVVDAVNFLFRQMMREQVAEIEYDESAELKYGHGFPQPAEGGQDLAVELLVVDREEEAAGSSGTASDESSDSESEDVQGADEDASELLAAQLEARIIARRIRQLIGADGSAPMQVYDKKLKGCRPLAYRDVVVLLRATQQWAPEMLEEFRLMGIPAFADLQTGYFRAGEVEWALALLSLIDNPQQDIPLAAVLRSPVVGLQAEELAAIRAGRQGMTYYDAVVAYAAAEEGARTELQDRLSLFLQRLQAWREQAAQGALSTLIWDLYRETGLYDFAGGLPGGAQRQANLRALYDRARQYEATSFRGLFRFLRFIEKIRDSGSDLGAARALGEQEDVVRIMSIHKSKGLEFPVVFVAGLGKKFNQQDARSAFLLHKELGFGPKVVDRELHVSYPSLPYMAIRHRMRMEMLAEEMRILYVALTRPKEKLILIGTVQNREKALQQWEAAADITGLQLPSTLLAEANSFLDWLGPCLIRHPASEPLRRQSSSRQAPEWLRRDTSRWKVAALGPDAAGQAAPASEWMADERRMAAIRNNEPLPDWDGSAWREELGKRLDWHYPYRAASALLSKTSVSELKRMGERHWQAEAEDYQAAGVLPDGTVVHSDTAAAYRHRLLRRPRFVEERGLSAVEKGTVYHAVMQAISLTGPLSEETVLQELERMRETRMLRADQLREIDPGKIAAFFASELGRRMLASSDVRRELPFSYALPVEEVYGDIDDSLASETVLMQGVIDCLFRDEQGWVLLDYKTDSLRGRKPQEAAEAYRTQLKLYAQAIERIWGEPVSEKYVFLFDGGHVVQL; encoded by the coding sequence ATGAGTAACCAGCAGAATACGACGGTCTATACGCCTGTCCCCAAGCCTCCTGATGTAACTTGGACGGATGAGCAATGGGCGGCCATTACAGCGCGCGGCACAGATATATTGGTGGCGGCGGCAGCCGGTTCCGGCAAGACCGCCGTGCTCGTAGAGCGGATTATTCGCCGCGTGCTGGATACGGACAACCCGGTTGATATCGACCGGATGCTCGTTTCGACCTTCACCAAAGCTGCGGCAGATGAGATGCGCGGCCGTATTCGCGAAGCGTTGGAAGGGGAGCTGGAGAAAAATCCGGATTCGCCGCATATTCGCAGGCAGCTAGCGCTCATTCACCGCGCTTCCATCACTACGCTGCACGCGTTCTGTATGGAAGTGATCAGTCAGCATTATGAGCATATTCCGCTTGACCCGGGCTTTCGCATTGCCGGAGAACACGAAGCGGAGCTGCTGCGTACGGAAGCAATGGAGACTTTGCTGGAGAGCTCTTACGAGACCAAGCCGGAGGATAGCTTGTTTTGGCAGCTTGTGGACGTATTCGGGGGCGAGCGCAGCGATGCCGATTTTATGAATCTGGCGCTTCGGCTGCACGAATTTTCCCGCAGCCATCCATGGCCGTCTCATTGGCTGGCCGATATGGCGCAATCGTTCGCCGATGCGGCGAATGACACGCAGCTCAATCATTGGACATCCAGCCTGTTTGCTGCCGTTCGGCAGCAAGTGGATGCGGCAATGTCCCTTCTCCGACGAGCCATTGATTTATGTGCGGAACCGGGAGGCCCGATTCCCTATGCGGATCAATTTCAAAGCGAGCTTGAGATGGCGGCGGCGCTGGCGGAAGCTTGCGAGCAAGGCGAATGGGAAACGCTGTACAACGCGTTTCAGTCCGTGGCGTTCAGCAGGCTGAAGCCATGCAGAGGGGACGAATACGACAAAAGCTTGCAGGAGAAGGCAGCCGGACTGCGGAAAAAAGCGAAGGAGAAGCTGGAGAAAGCAAGCCGCGAATGGTTTGCGCGCACACCGGACGAAATGCGGAACGAAGTGCTGGCGCTGGCTCCGCTCATGGGAGAGCTGGCCGGCTTTGTAGAAGCGTTCGACACACAGTATGCCGCGCTCAAGCGGGATAAGGGCCTGCTTGATTTCTCGGATTTGGAGCATTTGACCTTGCGGATATTGCGTCATCCCGATTCGACTCCGGCGCATATGCTTCCATCGGATGCAGCGCTTGCTTTTCGGGAGCAATTTGCAGAGGTGCTGGTGGACGAATACCAGGATACGAATCTGGTGCAGGAGACGATACTTTCCTTGCTCTCGGGGGGAGCAGGCGAGCAGGCGGGCAGCCGCTTCATGGTCGGCGACGTGAAACAAAGCATTTACCGGTTCCGGCTGGCGGATCCCGGGTTGTTCCTCGGCAAGTACAAGCGCTTCACGCGATTGGACAGCCATATGGCAGAGACAGGGCCGTTCTCCGAACAGGAGGAATGTCTTGCTGAACCGGGAACGCCGGTACAGGCAGGCCTGCGCATAGACTTGGCACGAAATTTCCGCAGCCGTCAGGAGGTCGTTGACGCGGTCAATTTCTTGTTCAGGCAGATGATGCGCGAGCAAGTCGCGGAGATCGAATACGATGAATCGGCAGAGCTGAAGTACGGCCATGGCTTTCCGCAGCCTGCCGAAGGCGGGCAGGACTTGGCAGTGGAGCTTCTGGTTGTCGATCGCGAAGAGGAAGCTGCCGGCTCAAGCGGAACCGCATCTGACGAAAGCAGCGACAGCGAAAGTGAAGATGTTCAGGGCGCAGATGAGGATGCGTCTGAGCTGCTTGCCGCCCAGCTGGAAGCCAGGATCATCGCACGGCGGATACGTCAGTTGATCGGTGCGGACGGCAGCGCCCCGATGCAGGTGTATGACAAAAAGCTGAAGGGCTGCCGGCCATTAGCATACCGGGATGTGGTCGTGCTGCTGCGGGCCACGCAGCAATGGGCGCCGGAGATGCTGGAGGAATTTCGTTTGATGGGCATTCCGGCCTTCGCTGATCTGCAAACCGGCTATTTCCGCGCTGGCGAGGTGGAATGGGCGCTCGCGCTGCTGTCGCTGATCGACAATCCGCAGCAGGACATCCCGCTGGCGGCTGTGCTCCGCTCGCCGGTAGTCGGCTTGCAGGCGGAGGAACTCGCTGCGATCAGGGCAGGTCGTCAGGGAATGACCTATTATGATGCGGTTGTGGCTTACGCAGCCGCGGAGGAAGGAGCGCGGACAGAGCTGCAGGACAGGCTCAGCTTGTTCCTGCAGCGCTTGCAGGCGTGGCGCGAACAAGCCGCGCAGGGCGCCCTGTCCACTTTGATCTGGGATTTGTACAGGGAAACCGGCCTTTACGATTTTGCCGGCGGACTTCCCGGAGGCGCGCAGCGGCAGGCCAATCTGCGAGCGCTGTATGATCGCGCCAGGCAGTATGAGGCCACTTCGTTCCGCGGCCTGTTCCGCTTCCTGCGGTTTATCGAGAAGATTCGCGACAGCGGCAGCGATCTGGGCGCGGCCCGCGCGCTTGGCGAGCAAGAGGATGTCGTGCGAATCATGTCCATTCATAAGAGCAAAGGTCTGGAATTTCCGGTAGTCTTCGTTGCGGGGCTAGGCAAAAAGTTCAATCAGCAGGATGCCCGGTCAGCGTTCCTGCTGCACAAGGAGCTTGGATTCGGTCCGAAGGTGGTGGACCGCGAGCTGCACGTCAGCTATCCGTCGCTGCCTTACATGGCGATTCGTCACCGGATGCGCATGGAAATGTTGGCAGAGGAGATGAGAATTTTGTACGTGGCTCTGACCCGGCCGAAGGAAAAGCTGATTTTGATCGGCACCGTGCAAAATCGGGAGAAAGCCTTGCAGCAATGGGAAGCAGCCGCAGATATAACCGGGCTGCAGCTGCCGTCCACGCTGCTGGCGGAGGCCAATTCCTTCCTCGATTGGCTCGGCCCTTGCCTGATTCGGCATCCGGCGTCCGAGCCGCTGCGTCGGCAAAGTTCTTCGCGCCAAGCCCCAGAGTGGCTTCGCCGGGATACATCCCGGTGGAAGGTGGCGGCTTTGGGACCGGACGCTGCGGGACAAGCGGCGCCTGCAAGCGAGTGGATGGCCGATGAAAGACGCATGGCTGCCATTCGCAACAATGAGCCGTTGCCGGATTGGGACGGCAGCGCTTGGCGGGAAGAGCTCGGCAAGCGATTGGATTGGCATTATCCCTACCGCGCCGCCTCGGCATTATTGTCCAAAACGTCCGTATCCGAATTGAAGCGCATGGGCGAGCGGCACTGGCAGGCAGAAGCGGAGGATTACCAGGCGGCGGGCGTCCTGCCGGATGGGACCGTTGTGCATAGCGACACGGCTGCCGCCTATCGCCACAGACTGCTGAGACGACCGCGCTTCGTAGAGGAGCGGGGCTTGTCCGCCGTAGAAAAAGGGACGGTCTATCATGCCGTCATGCAGGCGATTTCGCTGACGGGGCCCCTGTCCGAAGAGACCGTCCTTCAGGAGCTGGAGCGAATGCGGGAAACCCGGATGCTCCGGGCTGATCAGCTTCGCGAAATTGACCCCGGCAAGATTGCAGCCTTTTTCGCAAGCGAGCTTGGCAGACGAATGCTCGCCTCGTCTGATGTGCGCCGGGAGCTACCGTTCAGCTACGCGCTGCCGGTGGAAGAGGTGTATGGCGACATAGACGATAGCCTTGCGAGTGAGACCGTGTTGATGCAAGGGGTGATTGACTGCCTGTTTCGCGATGAGCAGGGATGGGTGCTGCTGGATTACAAAACGGATTCCCTGCGCGGGAGAAAACCGCAGGAAGCGGCGGAGGCTTACCGGACGCAGCTGAAGCTTTATGCCCAGGCGATTGAGCGAATCTGGGGCGAGCCGGTGTCGGAGAAATATGTTTTCCTGTTCGACGGAGGTCATGTGGTTCAATTG
- the addB gene encoding helicase-exonuclease AddAB subunit AddB: MAVQLIIGRAGSGKSRYCLEQIREGLRRDPAGQPIVLLVPEQASFSAEKALAATPGLHGVIRAQVLSFRRMAFRIMQETGGMAKPPIGEMGKKLLLYSLMQKRKDELRALRAQADQVAYTEKLLQFITECKRYEIGPAELEAHLQEAGLAEGAGGRDFAAKLGDLALLYADYEAAVKERYLDTEDALELLAEKLPESVYARQMEVWIDGFNGFTPQEYRVLGQLFRVCRQVTITLSADRDREPGEQPEELDLFHPTAVTLLKLKQLAEDCGAELGETRRLEELRGEAPAMFPHRHADNPVLAHLERHYASRRKWTDRDTYETGKRPESAIVVAAAVNRRAEVEGIAREMLRLARECGYRWRDMAVLLRHPATYEELISLVFGDYGIPHFLDRKQTAVHHPLLEFIRSSLETALHFWPYEAVFRCAKTGFFGPVGEHAELTYRQRMQQHREALDRLENYVLAFGLQGAAWLDDKPWVYRLRYSLEDEDAEQDRYDLNEIHALRMAIAAPLRQFQERLTRASCVREQAEAVFALLEDAAIPTHLAQWSEQAVRDGRPERAREHTQVWDGVIDMLEQMVDATGQEAISSATFADWLQAGLDQVKLALVPPSLDEVLVGSMERTRPGSVRAVFVPGANDGVLPARPAEDSVITEHERDLLADGGLALAPGSKRKLLDEQFLIYSTLSVPSDKLWLSYPVADEEGKALTPSEVVRRVKGMFPTLPAVWLGGEPEPAMPEDEQLTFIQSPERAAAYLVNQIRHWLGGTPIAEGWWDVYAWHLADPSRRLSLQTRLGGLFFTNREEAISGGTAKQLYGERLKASVSRMEKHAACPFAQFAAYGLRLEERAVYRLEAPDIGQFFHAALSWIAGELLAAGKSWSELGDEDCERMAERAVAHLTPRLQSEILLSSHRYRYMARKLKDIISRTTAMLAVQAARGEFTPAGLEIPFGRKGRIPPLRFTLADGTEMEVAGRIDRVDQAERDGALLLRVIDYKSGSVQLNMAEVYYGLSLQLLAYLDVAVSNAEEWLGRPAEAAGAFYVHVHNPIVAFAGPVEREKARKEALKRFKQRGLVMGRSDVIQAMDRTLDSGYSDIIPVRLKTSGDIVESQSSTFLPEQWPHLRKAVRRRMHEIGASIAGGEVAIAPYRLGTKTPCGFCPYKSVCQFDPLYAGNAYNQLNGIGKSDVWRKLEEEGMRDE, translated from the coding sequence TTGGCTGTCCAGTTGATCATCGGCCGTGCCGGAAGCGGCAAGAGCCGATACTGCCTCGAACAAATACGCGAAGGTCTGCGGCGGGACCCCGCAGGCCAGCCAATCGTCCTGCTGGTGCCGGAGCAAGCGAGCTTCTCTGCGGAGAAGGCGCTGGCAGCCACTCCAGGCCTCCACGGGGTCATTCGCGCGCAAGTGCTCAGCTTTCGCCGGATGGCCTTTCGCATTATGCAGGAGACAGGCGGCATGGCGAAGCCCCCGATCGGCGAGATGGGCAAGAAGCTGCTGCTCTACTCCTTGATGCAGAAGCGCAAGGATGAGCTGCGCGCGCTGCGGGCGCAGGCAGACCAAGTAGCCTATACGGAAAAGCTGCTGCAGTTCATCACAGAATGCAAGCGGTATGAAATCGGGCCCGCGGAGCTTGAGGCCCATCTGCAGGAAGCCGGGCTGGCAGAAGGCGCAGGCGGCAGGGATTTTGCAGCCAAGCTGGGCGACTTGGCTCTTCTCTACGCCGATTACGAAGCAGCCGTGAAGGAAAGGTATCTGGACACGGAGGATGCGCTCGAGCTGCTGGCCGAGAAGCTGCCGGAGTCTGTTTACGCGCGCCAGATGGAAGTGTGGATAGACGGCTTCAACGGCTTTACCCCGCAAGAATATCGCGTGCTGGGCCAGCTGTTTCGGGTATGCCGGCAGGTGACGATTACGTTGTCCGCCGACCGCGACCGAGAACCGGGCGAGCAGCCGGAGGAGCTGGATTTGTTTCATCCGACCGCTGTAACGCTGCTGAAGCTGAAGCAGCTCGCAGAAGACTGCGGAGCCGAGCTGGGCGAGACACGGCGTCTGGAGGAATTGCGCGGAGAAGCGCCGGCCATGTTCCCGCATCGCCATGCGGACAATCCCGTGCTGGCCCATCTTGAACGCCATTATGCAAGCCGGCGCAAGTGGACAGACCGGGATACATACGAAACCGGGAAGCGGCCGGAATCGGCGATAGTCGTGGCGGCTGCCGTGAACAGGCGGGCGGAGGTCGAGGGCATCGCCCGCGAGATGCTGCGCCTCGCCCGGGAGTGCGGGTACCGCTGGCGGGATATGGCGGTGCTGCTGCGTCATCCCGCTACATATGAGGAATTGATTTCTCTCGTATTCGGCGATTATGGCATTCCGCATTTTTTGGATCGCAAGCAAACGGCGGTGCATCATCCGCTGCTCGAATTTATTCGCTCCTCTCTGGAAACTGCGCTGCATTTTTGGCCCTATGAAGCGGTGTTCCGCTGTGCCAAAACCGGCTTTTTCGGGCCTGTCGGGGAACATGCCGAGCTTACTTACCGGCAGCGTATGCAGCAGCATCGCGAGGCGCTGGACCGGCTCGAGAATTATGTGCTGGCATTCGGCCTGCAGGGCGCTGCCTGGCTGGACGATAAGCCGTGGGTATACAGGCTTCGCTATTCCCTGGAGGACGAAGACGCCGAGCAGGACAGATATGATCTGAACGAAATCCATGCGCTGCGCATGGCTATTGCAGCGCCTCTGCGGCAGTTTCAGGAGCGGCTCACGCGGGCATCCTGCGTGCGCGAGCAAGCTGAAGCGGTATTTGCCTTGCTTGAGGATGCCGCCATCCCGACCCATCTGGCGCAGTGGAGCGAGCAGGCGGTGCGGGACGGAAGACCAGAGCGGGCAAGGGAGCATACACAAGTATGGGATGGCGTCATCGACATGCTGGAGCAGATGGTGGACGCTACAGGGCAAGAAGCGATCTCTTCGGCGACGTTCGCTGATTGGCTGCAGGCTGGACTGGATCAGGTCAAGCTCGCGCTGGTTCCGCCTTCGCTGGACGAGGTGCTGGTCGGCAGCATGGAGCGGACGCGACCCGGCAGCGTGCGCGCAGTTTTTGTGCCGGGAGCCAACGACGGCGTATTGCCTGCCCGGCCTGCGGAGGATAGTGTCATTACGGAGCACGAGCGGGATCTGCTGGCCGACGGCGGATTGGCGCTCGCGCCCGGAAGCAAGCGCAAGCTGCTGGACGAGCAATTTCTGATCTATTCCACCTTATCGGTTCCGTCAGACAAGCTGTGGCTCAGCTATCCGGTCGCCGATGAGGAGGGAAAGGCGCTGACCCCTTCGGAAGTAGTGCGCCGGGTGAAGGGGATGTTCCCGACGCTGCCAGCCGTTTGGCTCGGCGGCGAACCGGAGCCGGCCATGCCGGAGGACGAGCAGCTGACCTTCATTCAATCGCCGGAAAGGGCAGCAGCCTATTTGGTTAATCAGATCCGCCACTGGCTTGGCGGCACGCCGATTGCGGAGGGCTGGTGGGATGTGTATGCCTGGCACTTGGCTGATCCGTCTCGCCGACTTTCGCTGCAAACCCGTCTTGGCGGCTTGTTCTTTACGAATCGGGAAGAGGCGATCTCCGGGGGTACAGCCAAACAGCTGTATGGGGAACGGTTGAAAGCGAGCGTATCCCGCATGGAGAAGCATGCGGCTTGTCCATTTGCGCAGTTTGCCGCGTACGGCTTGCGTCTGGAGGAACGCGCGGTGTACAGGCTGGAGGCGCCTGATATCGGCCAATTTTTCCATGCGGCTCTCAGCTGGATTGCGGGCGAGCTGCTGGCAGCCGGGAAGAGCTGGAGCGAATTGGGCGATGAGGATTGCGAGCGCATGGCCGAACGGGCCGTTGCGCATTTGACCCCTCGCTTGCAGAGTGAGATTTTGCTCAGCTCGCACCGGTACAGGTATATGGCCCGCAAGCTGAAGGACATCATCAGCCGAACGACGGCGATGCTGGCCGTTCAGGCGGCGAGAGGAGAATTTACGCCTGCCGGTCTGGAAATCCCGTTCGGCCGCAAGGGGCGTATTCCGCCGCTGCGCTTCACTCTGGCAGACGGCACAGAAATGGAAGTGGCCGGGCGAATCGACCGGGTGGACCAGGCAGAGCGTGACGGGGCTCTGCTGCTGCGCGTGATTGACTACAAGTCCGGCTCGGTGCAGTTGAACATGGCTGAGGTTTATTACGGCTTAAGCCTGCAGCTGCTGGCGTATCTGGATGTAGCAGTCAGTAATGCCGAAGAGTGGCTGGGCCGCCCGGCTGAAGCGGCAGGCGCTTTCTATGTTCACGTGCACAATCCGATTGTGGCCTTCGCTGGGCCGGTTGAGCGGGAGAAAGCACGCAAGGAAGCCTTGAAGCGGTTCAAGCAGCGCGGCCTCGTCATGGGACGAAGCGATGTCATCCAGGCGATGGACCGCACGTTGGACTCCGGCTACTCGGACATTATTCCGGTCAGGCTCAAAACCTCCGGCGACATCGTTGAAAGCCAGTCCTCCACGTTCTTGCCCGAGCAATGGCCGCATTTGCGCAAGGCGGTGCGCCGGCGCATGCATGAAATCGGCGCCAGCATCGCAGGCGGAGAAGTAGCCATTGCCCCGTATCGGCTTGGAACGAAGACACCATGCGGCTTTTGCCCGTACAAATCTGTTTGCCAATTCGATCCGTTATACGCAGGCAATGCCTACAATCAGCTTAATGGAATAGGCAAGTCGGATGTCTGGCGCAAGCTGGAGGAGGAGGGGATGCGCGATGAGTAA
- a CDS encoding class I SAM-dependent rRNA methyltransferase, with protein sequence MTTNKETLQHRAALVLSAKRKKRLEAGHPWIFENEAERLDGSAEPGDLVDVLDHRGKFLATGAYNPHSRIRARVVSFQRLVEMDAAFFTERLAACKRYRQRFLGQAGAYRAVYGEADGLPGLIVDKYGDVLVAQFLTYAMDKRKAQVTEALAAVFQPRTIYERSDVGVRELEGLPETKGLLYGEAVRYVQMEENGLKLQVDIEEGQKTGYFFDQRENRAAIAPLMKGWGWRSGIEHKEAELDGGMQVVPVNKNGKPVTFPYWDGATVLECFSHTGSFTLHACHYGAKKVTCLDISEHAIESARRNVELNGFQDRVEFVVADAFQYLREQVAGLAARQARGGLEHVPAGKRPDTSRALETGGRTWDVVILDPPAFAKNRAAVAGACRGYKDINLHALKLVNEGGFLVTASCSYHVRPDLFLETIRQAAQDAGKRLRLVEFRGAGKDHPQILGVDEGHYLKFAIFEVTAL encoded by the coding sequence ATGACTACGAATAAGGAAACTCTTCAGCACAGGGCCGCGCTCGTGCTGAGCGCAAAGCGCAAAAAGCGGCTGGAAGCAGGACACCCCTGGATATTTGAAAATGAAGCGGAGCGTCTGGACGGTTCGGCAGAACCGGGAGATCTCGTGGATGTTCTGGATCATCGCGGAAAATTTTTGGCTACAGGCGCATACAATCCGCATTCCCGCATTCGGGCCAGGGTCGTTTCGTTTCAGCGGCTAGTGGAAATGGATGCAGCCTTCTTTACAGAAAGGCTGGCTGCCTGCAAGCGGTATCGCCAGCGTTTTCTGGGTCAGGCAGGCGCATACCGGGCCGTTTATGGCGAGGCGGACGGGCTGCCGGGACTCATCGTGGACAAATATGGCGATGTGCTGGTTGCGCAGTTTCTGACCTATGCCATGGACAAGCGCAAGGCGCAAGTGACAGAAGCTTTGGCCGCGGTGTTTCAACCGCGCACGATTTACGAGCGAAGCGATGTGGGAGTCAGGGAATTGGAAGGCTTGCCCGAAACGAAGGGGCTGCTTTATGGCGAGGCGGTTCGGTATGTGCAGATGGAAGAGAACGGGTTGAAGCTGCAGGTCGATATAGAGGAAGGGCAAAAAACCGGCTATTTTTTCGATCAGCGGGAGAATCGGGCGGCCATTGCGCCACTCATGAAAGGCTGGGGCTGGCGCAGCGGCATCGAGCACAAGGAAGCGGAGCTTGATGGAGGTATGCAGGTTGTTCCGGTGAACAAGAACGGCAAGCCGGTTACGTTTCCGTACTGGGACGGAGCTACAGTGTTGGAGTGCTTCTCCCATACAGGGAGCTTTACGCTGCATGCGTGCCATTACGGCGCCAAAAAAGTGACCTGCCTGGACATTTCCGAACATGCGATTGAAAGCGCCCGCCGCAATGTGGAGTTGAACGGCTTCCAAGACAGAGTGGAGTTCGTTGTGGCCGATGCTTTTCAATATTTGCGCGAGCAGGTGGCAGGCTTGGCGGCAAGGCAAGCACGAGGCGGTCTGGAGCACGTGCCGGCGGGCAAGCGGCCGGATACTTCCCGGGCACTCGAAACCGGCGGCCGGACATGGGACGTCGTCATACTCGATCCTCCGGCCTTTGCGAAGAACCGCGCTGCGGTAGCCGGCGCTTGCCGCGGATACAAGGATATCAATCTGCATGCGCTGAAGCTCGTGAATGAAGGAGGATTTCTGGTAACGGCGAGCTGTTCCTATCATGTCCGTCCGGATTTGTTCCTGGAAACGATTCGCCAGGCGGCGCAGGATGCAGGAAAACGATTGCGGCTTGTCGAATTTAGGGGGGCGGGCAAGGATCACCCGCAAATCTTGGGTGTGGATGAAGGCCATTACTTGAAATTCGCGATATTTGAAGTGACTGCTTTATAA
- a CDS encoding Na/Pi cotransporter family protein: MMAELIFPLAAGLAMFLFGMKVMELALHTWAGAYLKNALGTFTSTPLRGMVAGTVLTAVVQSSSAITVITIGLVNAGMLTFPRTLGIILGTNIGTCLTTELLGLNLNHAAVPMLIGSSAVWLIAWMLHVETDDSQVRVNSHGPMRIRSLLPTRRIVRRSAEIRRSARMGKVMRPVKLMAMAAAGFSCILLGMQVMGTIVPALHARGLFAWFLELSQAGMLWGIAAGTGITAIIQSSSAAVAIVMGLAAVQAITPELAIAMVLGANIGTCVTGLLAAIGGTRAGKMVAWAQVVLNVAGTLLFLPFIPLLAQWSGALAANPASQIAHAQTIFNIACSLLALPLCYLPWLRLRTR; the protein is encoded by the coding sequence ATGATGGCAGAACTGATTTTCCCCCTTGCTGCAGGTCTTGCCATGTTCCTGTTCGGCATGAAGGTCATGGAGCTTGCGCTGCACACATGGGCGGGAGCCTATTTGAAAAACGCACTCGGCACCTTCACCTCAACGCCGCTTAGGGGGATGGTTGCCGGGACCGTGCTGACAGCCGTTGTGCAGAGCAGCAGTGCGATCACCGTTATTACAATCGGTCTGGTGAACGCCGGCATGCTGACCTTCCCGCGCACGCTCGGCATAATTCTGGGCACCAATATCGGCACCTGCCTGACCACGGAGCTATTGGGCCTGAACCTGAACCACGCCGCAGTGCCCATGCTTATCGGTTCCTCTGCCGTATGGCTTATCGCATGGATGCTGCATGTCGAGACCGACGACTCCCAAGTCCGGGTGAACAGCCATGGACCGATGCGCATTCGCTCGCTGCTCCCGACGCGGCGCATTGTGCGCCGTTCGGCAGAAATCAGGCGTTCAGCCCGCATGGGCAAGGTAATGCGTCCGGTCAAGCTGATGGCTATGGCTGCTGCAGGCTTCTCCTGTATCCTGCTCGGCATGCAGGTGATGGGCACCATCGTTCCGGCCTTGCATGCGCGCGGGCTGTTCGCCTGGTTTCTGGAGCTTTCGCAAGCCGGCATGCTGTGGGGCATAGCTGCTGGCACCGGCATTACCGCTATTATTCAGAGCAGCTCCGCGGCGGTAGCCATTGTCATGGGTCTTGCAGCCGTACAGGCGATTACTCCCGAGCTGGCCATCGCCATGGTGCTGGGCGCGAATATTGGCACCTGCGTCACAGGCCTGCTTGCCGCTATTGGCGGCACCCGCGCAGGCAAGATGGTTGCCTGGGCCCAAGTTGTGCTGAATGTCGCCGGCACGCTGCTCTTCCTGCCATTCATACCGTTGCTGGCACAATGGTCAGGGGCACTTGCCGCAAATCCTGCCAGCCAGATCGCACACGCCCAAACCATATTCAACATCGCCTGCTCCCTGCTGGCTCTGCCCCTATGCTACTTGCCATGGCTGCGGCTTCGCACCCGCTAG